A genomic segment from Acidobacteriota bacterium encodes:
- a CDS encoding NAD(P) transhydrogenase subunit alpha: MDAFVMLFTVFVLAIFVGFEIITKVPPLLHTPLMSGSNAISGITIIGAMIAAATDSRLSTILGFLAVVFATTNVVGGFLVTHRMLGMFKKKN; the protein is encoded by the coding sequence ATGGACGCGTTCGTGATGCTCTTCACGGTCTTCGTGCTCGCAATCTTCGTGGGCTTCGAAATCATCACCAAGGTTCCGCCGCTGCTCCACACCCCGCTCATGTCCGGGTCGAACGCGATCTCGGGCATCACCATCATCGGCGCGATGATCGCGGCGGCCACCGACAGCCGGCTGTCGACGATCCTCGGCTTCCTCGCGGTCGTCTTCGCCACGACGAACGTCGTCGGCGGGTTCCTCGTGACGCACCGCATGCTCGGCATGTTCAAGAAGAAGAACTGA
- a CDS encoding Re/Si-specific NAD(P)(+) transhydrogenase subunit alpha: MHIGILKETFPGERRVALVPSLVPPLTKAGHSVLLETGAGLSAGFPDQEYVDKGATLAARAEVFAAADVVFQVRSLGANPDAGEADLALVRAGQTLIGLGEPLTALDAAKSLAAKGATFFALELIPRITRAQSMDVLSSMATIAGYKAVLLAAEALPRMFPMMMTAAGTISPAKVFVVGAGVAGLQAIASARRLGAKVEAYDVRPAVKEQIQSLGAKFVELPIEAAGAEDKGGYAKAQDESFYQRQRELMSKVIAASDVVITTAAVPGKKAPVLVTADMVAGMHTGSVIVDLAAERGGNCELTTPGETVVVDGVSILGPVNLPATVPYHASQMFAKNMVTFFQHLAKSGTITTDASDEIVVETLVTHGGAVVHPRLCELLGLAPAEGRAN; encoded by the coding sequence ATGCACATAGGTATCCTCAAAGAGACGTTTCCGGGAGAACGGCGCGTGGCGCTCGTCCCCTCCCTCGTGCCACCACTGACGAAAGCCGGTCACTCGGTCCTGCTCGAGACCGGGGCGGGGCTGTCGGCCGGCTTCCCCGACCAGGAGTACGTCGACAAGGGTGCGACGCTCGCGGCCCGAGCGGAGGTCTTCGCCGCGGCCGACGTCGTCTTCCAGGTGCGCAGCCTCGGGGCGAACCCCGACGCGGGCGAAGCCGACCTGGCGCTCGTCCGCGCCGGACAGACGCTGATCGGCCTCGGTGAGCCGCTGACCGCGCTCGACGCGGCGAAGTCGCTCGCGGCGAAGGGCGCGACCTTCTTCGCCCTCGAGTTGATCCCTCGCATCACGCGCGCGCAGAGCATGGACGTGCTCTCGTCGATGGCGACCATCGCCGGCTACAAGGCCGTGCTGCTCGCCGCCGAGGCGCTCCCGCGGATGTTCCCGATGATGATGACGGCGGCCGGCACCATCTCGCCGGCGAAGGTCTTCGTCGTCGGGGCCGGCGTCGCGGGGCTCCAGGCGATCGCCTCGGCGCGTCGCCTCGGGGCGAAGGTCGAGGCGTACGACGTGCGGCCGGCCGTCAAGGAGCAGATTCAGAGCCTTGGCGCGAAGTTCGTGGAACTGCCGATCGAGGCGGCCGGCGCGGAAGACAAGGGCGGCTACGCGAAGGCGCAGGACGAATCGTTCTACCAGCGCCAGCGGGAGCTCATGAGCAAGGTGATCGCCGCAAGCGACGTGGTGATCACGACGGCTGCGGTGCCCGGCAAGAAGGCGCCGGTGCTCGTCACGGCCGACATGGTCGCGGGCATGCACACCGGCTCGGTGATCGTCGACCTCGCAGCCGAGCGCGGGGGCAACTGCGAGCTCACGACGCCTGGCGAAACGGTCGTCGTCGACGGCGTCAGCATCCTCGGCCCGGTGAACCTGCCGGCGACGGTGCCGTACCACGCGAGCCAGATGTTCGCGAAGAACATGGTGACCTTCTTCCAGCACCTGGCCAAGAGCGGCACGATCACCACCGACGCGAGCGACGAGATCGTCGTCGAGACGCTCGTTACGCACGGGGGCGCGGTCGTGCACCCGCGGCTCTGCGAGCTGCTGGGACTCGCGCCCGCCGAAGGGAGGGCCAACTGA